A single window of Archangium gephyra DNA harbors:
- a CDS encoding acyclic terpene utilization AtuA family protein: MDARVLRIGNASGFYGDRFSAFREMLEGGPLDVLTGDYLAELTLLILGRDRQKNPAGGYARTFLRQLEETLGLAVEKKVRIVANAGGLNPAGLANDLRALAAKLGLSVRVAHVEGDDLVGRADELGFGRPLTANAYLGGWGIAACLDAGADIVVTGRVTDASLVVGPAASHFGWKHHDWDRLAGAMVAGHVLECGAQATGGNFAFFGELDARRPGFPLAEIFADGSSIITKHPGTGGAVTVDTVKAQLVYEIASPRYAGPDATARFDTITVEAAGTDRVRLSGIRGEPPPPDVKVCLNRLGGFRNEAGFVLVGLDIEEKAARVRAQLDAALDPRPAEVVYTLARTDRADAPSEEQASATLRVTAKDADAKVAGRHFSSAAVELALASYPGFFMTTPPGDASPFGVYTPAWVDARKVPHVAVLPDGTRIDVAPPDETLRLEAVPAPPPPAPLPPGPTRSAPLGRVALARSGDKGGDANIGVWVRTEEAWRWLVHTLTEEKLRALLPETRELRIHRHVLPNLHALNFVVEGLLGEGVASSTRFDPQGKALGEWLRARHVEVPEHLL; this comes from the coding sequence ATGGACGCTCGAGTGCTGCGCATCGGCAATGCATCCGGCTTCTACGGCGACCGCTTCTCCGCGTTCCGGGAGATGCTGGAGGGCGGTCCGCTCGACGTCCTCACCGGCGACTACCTGGCCGAGCTGACGCTCCTCATCCTGGGCCGCGACCGGCAGAAGAACCCGGCGGGCGGATACGCCAGGACGTTCCTGCGCCAGCTCGAGGAGACGCTCGGCCTCGCCGTCGAGAAGAAGGTCCGCATCGTCGCGAACGCTGGCGGCCTCAATCCCGCGGGGCTCGCGAACGACCTGCGCGCGCTCGCCGCGAAGCTCGGCCTGTCCGTCCGCGTCGCGCACGTCGAAGGCGACGACCTCGTCGGACGCGCGGACGAGCTCGGCTTCGGCCGGCCCCTCACGGCGAACGCGTACCTCGGAGGCTGGGGCATCGCGGCATGCCTCGACGCGGGCGCGGACATCGTCGTCACGGGACGGGTGACAGACGCCTCGCTCGTCGTCGGCCCCGCCGCCTCCCACTTCGGCTGGAAGCACCACGACTGGGACCGCCTCGCGGGCGCCATGGTCGCCGGCCACGTGCTCGAGTGCGGAGCGCAGGCGACCGGTGGCAACTTCGCGTTCTTCGGTGAGCTCGACGCGCGCCGCCCCGGCTTCCCGCTCGCGGAGATCTTCGCCGACGGCTCGAGCATCATCACGAAGCATCCGGGCACCGGCGGCGCCGTCACCGTCGATACCGTGAAGGCCCAGCTCGTCTACGAGATCGCCAGCCCCCGCTATGCGGGCCCCGACGCCACCGCGCGCTTCGACACCATCACGGTCGAGGCCGCTGGCACCGACCGGGTGCGCCTGTCGGGCATCCGCGGCGAACCGCCTCCTCCGGACGTGAAGGTGTGCCTGAACCGGCTCGGCGGGTTCCGCAACGAGGCCGGCTTCGTGCTCGTCGGCCTCGACATCGAGGAGAAGGCCGCCCGCGTGCGGGCGCAGCTCGATGCGGCGCTCGACCCGCGGCCGGCCGAGGTCGTTTACACCCTCGCGCGCACCGACCGCGCCGATGCACCGAGCGAGGAGCAGGCCTCGGCGACGCTGCGTGTCACCGCGAAGGATGCGGATGCGAAGGTCGCCGGACGCCACTTCAGCAGCGCCGCGGTGGAGCTCGCGCTGGCCAGCTACCCCGGCTTCTTCATGACCACGCCGCCCGGTGACGCCTCGCCCTTCGGCGTCTACACGCCGGCCTGGGTCGATGCGCGGAAGGTGCCGCACGTCGCGGTGCTTCCGGATGGGACGCGCATCGACGTGGCGCCGCCGGACGAGACGCTGAGGCTCGAAGCGGTTCCAGCGCCGCCGCCGCCAGCACCGCTGCCGCCGGGGCCCACCCGGAGCGCACCACTCGGACGGGTGGCCCTGGCCCGCAGTGGAGACAAGGGCGGGGACGCGAACATCGGCGTGTGGGTCCGCACCGAGGAGGCGTGGCGCTGGCTCGTGCACACCCTCACAGAGGAGAAGCTGCGCGCGCTGCTGCCGGAGACGCGCGAGCTCCGGATCCACCGGCACGTGCTTCCCAACCTGCACGCCCTGAACTTCGTCGTCGAGGGTCTCCTCGGTGAGGGAGTCGCGTCGTCCACCCGCTTCGACCCCCAGGGCAAGGCGCTCGGCGAGTGGCTTCGCGCGCGCCACGTCGAAGTGCCGGAACACCTTCTCTGA
- a CDS encoding acyl-CoA dehydrogenase family protein, with protein sequence MQQTQEHRAIRQTVRKFVEQELNPHIDAWEAAEIFPAREVFRKLGELGLLGITKPAEFGGLGLDASFSVAFAEELGHCTCGALPMAIGVVTDMATPALARFGSDALRQEFLAPTLAGERVCSIAVSEPGAGSDVAGVTTTARRDGDDYVIDGSKMWITNGMQADWICLLANTGDGPAHANKSLIIVPMDRPGITRTKIRKLGMWASDTAQLFFDGVRVPARFRIGEEGRGFAMQMQQFQEERLFVSASTLVTFDRLIAQTAEYTRQRKAFGQPILDNQTVHFRLAELQTEVEALRALIYRTVELYVENKDDAEVVKLASMCKLKSGRLARELADGCLQFWGGMGFTWDNPVARAYRDLRLGSIGGGADEVMLGIISKAMGTLPRKPRG encoded by the coding sequence ATGCAGCAGACCCAGGAACACCGCGCCATCCGCCAGACCGTCCGCAAGTTCGTCGAACAGGAGCTGAACCCTCATATCGACGCCTGGGAGGCCGCGGAGATCTTCCCGGCGCGAGAGGTGTTCCGGAAGCTCGGTGAGCTGGGGTTGCTCGGCATCACCAAGCCGGCGGAGTTCGGAGGGCTCGGGCTCGACGCGTCGTTCTCGGTCGCCTTCGCCGAGGAGCTTGGCCACTGCACCTGCGGCGCGCTGCCCATGGCGATCGGTGTCGTCACCGACATGGCGACGCCCGCCCTCGCCCGCTTCGGCAGCGATGCGTTGCGACAGGAGTTCCTCGCGCCGACGCTCGCTGGCGAGCGCGTCTGCTCCATCGCGGTCAGCGAGCCGGGCGCCGGCTCCGACGTCGCGGGGGTGACAACGACCGCGCGCCGCGACGGCGACGACTACGTCATCGACGGCAGCAAGATGTGGATCACCAACGGCATGCAGGCCGATTGGATCTGCCTGCTCGCCAACACGGGTGACGGGCCGGCGCACGCGAACAAGTCGCTCATCATCGTGCCGATGGACCGCCCCGGCATCACGAGGACGAAGATCCGCAAGCTCGGCATGTGGGCGTCCGACACGGCGCAGCTCTTCTTCGATGGTGTGCGCGTACCCGCGCGCTTCCGCATTGGCGAGGAGGGGCGCGGCTTCGCGATGCAGATGCAGCAGTTCCAGGAGGAGCGGCTCTTCGTGTCGGCGAGCACCCTCGTCACCTTCGACCGGCTCATCGCCCAGACGGCCGAGTACACGCGGCAGCGCAAGGCGTTCGGCCAGCCGATTCTCGACAACCAGACCGTGCACTTCCGGCTCGCCGAGCTTCAAACGGAGGTCGAGGCGCTCCGGGCGCTCATCTACCGGACCGTGGAGCTGTACGTCGAGAACAAGGATGACGCCGAGGTCGTGAAGCTCGCCTCGATGTGCAAGCTCAAGTCGGGCCGCCTCGCCCGTGAGCTCGCCGATGGGTGCCTCCAGTTCTGGGGCGGCATGGGCTTCACCTGGGACAACCCCGTCGCACGCGCCTACCGTGACCTGCGCCTCGGCTCCATCGGCGGCGGAGCCGATGAGGTGATGCTCGGAATCATCAGCAAGGCAATGGGCACCCTGCCCCGCAAGCCGCGCGGCTGA